Proteins from a genomic interval of Medicago truncatula cultivar Jemalong A17 chromosome 3, MtrunA17r5.0-ANR, whole genome shotgun sequence:
- the LOC11430464 gene encoding cleft lip and palate transmembrane protein 1 homolog: MAPPTAVVEGGDAAAAPQGRQQAGGGFSLTGIIRMVVFWYFASKFFSPASKKSPNNEPAILISNLFHKAQPMDMWVYLTENDKFNEFGNESALVWHETNILYAEWGPENTRTLTLNYPPTESLKHNGSLYAHVFFAQSGYSPDPSDPEYQPQAAFGRTHPVVIYKPKSKADKRKSLLGADSSEGQVAPEVIDDIEDDSKDEGPVEWRAYWKPNITINLIADFTQYPNTGIPPNIAPYLNIDPITGNYYPTIFFNEFWLLRDKLIALNETVTELTLNLEVGPISMTKWQLFMQIDQSFQIHRSYGSMLDGEADELKRVFLEGNPYLLGITMIVSLLHSVFDFLAFKNDIQFWNKNKSMEGLSAKTVVVSFICQLIIFLYLLDNDTSWMILLSSGVGLVIEFWKIGKAMHIEIDRTGRIPMLRFRDRESYAGNKTKEYDDIAMKYLTYVLFLLAAGFAVYSLKYERHKSWYSWILSSLTSCVYMFGFIMMCPQLFINYKLKSVAHLPWRQMTYKFLNTIIDDLFAFVIKMPTLHRLSVFRDDLIFLIYVYQRWIYPVDKKRVNEFGFGGEDDQPPAVDSAETVAAKEEEKKTN; the protein is encoded by the exons ATGGCGCCGCCAACGGCAGTAGTTGAAGGCGGAGACGCCGCAGCAGCACCGCAAGGTAGACAACAAGCCGGTGGTGGATTTAGCTTAACCGGAATCATTCGCATGGTTGTTTTCTGGTATTTCGCTTCTAAATTCTTCTCCCCTGCCTCTAAAAAATCACCTAACAATGAACCTGCTATTCTCATCTCCAACCTCTTCCATAAAGCACAGCCTATG GATATGTGGGTTTATCTTACCGAGAATGACAAGTTCAACGAATTTGGTAATGAAAGTGCTCTTGTATGGCACGAAACCAATATTCTATATGCCGAATGGGGACCTGAGAATACCAGGACTCTTACTTTGAATTATCCCCCGACTGAG TCCTTGAAGCACAATGGGAGTTTATATGCTCATGTTTTCTTTGCACAATCTGGATATTCGCCTGACCCTAGTGATCCAGAATACCAGCCTCAAGCAGCATTTGGAAGGACACATC CTGTTGTGATATACAAGCCAAAGTCTAAAGCAGATAAAAGGAAGAGTCTGTTGGGAGCTGATTCAAGTGAGGGTCAAGTGGCACCTGAG GTCATTGATGATATTGAAGATGATTCTAAAGACGAAGGTCCTGTGGAGTGGCGTGCATATTGGAAACCAAATATAACGATTAACCTGATTGCTGACTTCACTCA GTACCCAAATACAGGCATACCACCTAACATCGCTCCAT ACTTGAACATTGATCCTATCACTGGGAACTACTATCCAACTATTTTCTTCAATGAATTCTGGTTACTGCGGGATAAGTTGATAGCTTTGAATGAGACAGTAACTGAACTCACACTTAATCTGGAAGTTGGTCCCATTAGCATGACGAAATGGCAATTATTCATGCAAATTGACCAGTCCTTCCAGATTCACCGTAGTTACGGAAGCATGCTTGATGGTGAGGCTGATGAACTTAAG AGGGTATTCTTGGAAGGAAATCCTTACCTCCTCGGTATTACCATGATTGTTTCTCTTCTTCATTCAGTATTTGACTTTTTGGCTTTCAAGAATG ACATCCAATTTTGGAACAAAAATAAGTCTATGGAAGGACTCTCTGCAAAGACTGTTGTTGTGAGCTTTATTTGTCAGCTTATCATCTTCCTTTATCTGCTTGACAACGACACCTCTTGGATGATTCTTCTAAGCTCTGGAGTTGGTTTGGTTATTGAGTTCTGGAAAATTGGAAAAGCCATGCATATAGAG ATTGATAGGACAGGGAGGATACCTATGTTGAGGTTCCGCGATCGAGAGTCATATGCAGGGAACAAGACAAAAGAGTATGATGATATTGCAATgaagtatttaacctatgttctATTTCTCCTTGCTGCTGGCTTCGCCGTTTACTCACTAAAGTACGAGCGCCACAAGAGCTGGTATTCTTGGATTCTGTCTTCCCTCACAAGTTGTGTATACATGTTTG GCTTTATTATGATGTGCCCTCAACTGTTCATCAACTACAAGCTGAAATCTGTTGCTCACTTACCATGGAGGCAGATGACTTACAAGTTTCTCAACACCATTATTGATGATCTTTTTGCCTTCGTCATTAAAATGCCAACACTACATCGACTTTCTGTCTTCCGTGATG ATCTTATCTTCCTTATATATGTATACCAAAGGTGGATTTATCCAGTTGACAAGAAGCGTGTTAATGAATTTGGATTTGGAGGTGAGGATGATCAGCCTCCGGCTGTGGATTCTGCAGAGACTGTTGCTGCtaaggaagaagagaagaaaactaattga
- the LOC11425568 gene encoding putative pentatricopeptide repeat-containing protein At5g08490, which yields MLQRNFMTWASTIRSLCVDSRHNEALSFFHHCLKDSAAFKPDHEVLAAILKSCSALLASNLGKCLHSYVVKQGHVSCHVTSKALLNMYAKCGMLDDCHKLFDQFGRCDPVIWNIVLSGYSRSGKNDADVMKVFRAMHSSGEVMPSSVTIATVLPVCARSGNLNGGKSVHGYVIKSGFEMDTFAGNALVSMYAKCGLVACDAYAVFDSIIHKDVVSWNAMIAGLAENGLLKEAFSLFSLMMKGSVKPNYATVANILPVCASFDENIAHRCGRQIHSYVLQWPELSADVSVCNALLSFYLKVGRTKEAESLFWAMDARDLVSWNTIIAGYALNGEWLKSLHVFGNLVSLEMLLLDSVTMVSILPACAQLDNLQAGKQVHAYILRHPFLFEDTSAGNALVSFYAKCGYIEEAYHTFSMISRKDLISWNSILDAFGEKRHHSRFLSLLHVMLKLDIRPDSVTILTIIHFCASLLRVKKVKEIHGYSIRSGSLLCATAPTVGNAILDAYSKCGNIEYANKMFQNLSEKRNLVTCNSLISGYVGLGSHYDANMIFSGMSETDLTTWNLMVRVYAENDCPEQALELFLKLQTQGMKPDVVTIMSLIPVCTQMASVHLLRQCHGYIIRSSFEDLHLKGTLLDAYAKCGIIGYAYKIFQSSVDKDLVMFTAMIGGYAMHGMSEKALETFSHMLNMGIKPDHVIFTSILSACSHAGRIAEGLKIFDSIEKIHGMKPTIEQFACVVDLLARGGHVSEAYSFVTKIPIEANANIWGTLLGACKTYHEVELGRIVADKLFKIEANDIGNYIVLSNLYAADDRWDGVMEVRKMMRNKDLKKPAGCSWIEVERTNNIFVVGDCSHPQRNLIYSTLCTLDQQVKEPMEF from the coding sequence ATGCTTCAACGCAATTTCATGACATGGGCTTCAACCATTAGGAGTTTATGTGTAGATTCTAGGCACAATGAAGCCCTTTCCTTTTTCCATCATTGTTTGAAGGATAGTGCAGCTTTTAAACCAGATCATGAAGTTCTTGCTGCGATTCTCAAGTCCTGTTCTGCCCTTCTGGCTTCCAACTTGGGAAAATGTTTGCATAGTTATGTTGTTAAACAAGGTCATGTTTCTTGCCATGTTACCAGTAAAGCATTGCTTAACATGTATGCTAAATGTGGCATGCTTGATgattgtcataagctgtttgATCAGTTTGGTCGCTGTGATCCGGTTATTTGGAACATTGTTTTGTCAGGGTATTCGAGGTCTGGTAAAAATGATGCTGATGTGATGAAGGTGTTTAGGGCGATGCATTCGAGTGGAGAGGTTATGCCTAGTTCTGTTACCATTGCTACTGTTCTTCCTGTTTGTGCTCGTTCAGGGAATCTGAATGGTGGAAAGAGTGTGCACGGTTATGTTATCAAATCTGGTTTTGAAATGGACACATTTGCTGGAAATGCTTTGGTGTCGATGTATGCTAAGTGTGGACTTGTGGCTTGTGATGCATATGCTGTCTTTGATAGCATTATTCACAAAGATGTTGTTTCGTGGAATGCAATGATCGCAGGCCTTGCTGAGAATGGGTTGTTAAAAGAAGCATTCTCGTTATTTAGTTTGATGATGAAAGGATCTGTAAAGCCAAATTATGCAACAGTAGCCAATATCCTGCCGGTTTGTGCTTCATTTGATGAGAATATTGCCCACCGTTGTGGAAGGCAAATCCACTCTTATGTGCTGCAGTGGCCTGAATTGTCAGCTGATGTTTCCGTATGTAACGCTTTGCTGAGCTTCTACTTAAAAGTTGGACGGACAAAAGAAGCCGAATCTTTGTTTTGGGCAATGGATGCAAGGGATTTGGTCTCTTGGAATACAATTATTGCAGGATACGCATTGAATGGTGAATGGTTAAAATCATTGCATGTATTTGGTAATTTAGTGTCTCTAGAAATGTTATTGTTGGATTCTGTGACCATGGTCAGCATCCTTCCTGCATGTGCACAATTGGACAATTTGCAGGCGGGGAAACAAGTCCATGCGTATATTTTGAGAcatccttttctttttgaagaCACTTCTGCTGGAAATGCTTTAGTTAGTTTCTATGCAAAATGTGGCTATATAGAAGAAGCATATCACACATTTTCTATGATATCTAGAAAAGATTTGATTTCATGGAATTCTATTTTGGATGCCTTTGGAGAGAAGAGGCATCATTCAAGATTTCTCAGCCTGTTACATGTGATGCTTAAACTAGATATTAGACCCGACTCCGTTACAATATTGACCATAATCCATTTTTGTGCTTCTCTTTTGAGAGTAAAAAAGGTGAAAGAAATACACGGCTATTCAATTAGGAGTGGATCTCTATTATGTGCTACCGCGCCAACTGTTGGGAATGCAATACTTGATGCATATTCCAAATGTGGCAACATTGAGTATGCAAATAAAATGTTTCAGAATCTGTCAGAAAAAAGGAATCTGGTCACATGCAATTCACTGATATCAGGTTATGTGGGTTTAGGATCACATTATGATGCAAATATGATATTTAGTGGGATGTCGGAGACGGACCTTACCACATGGAATCTAATGGTTCGAGTATATGCCGAAAATGATTGTCCCGAGCAGGCGCTTGAATTGTTCTTAAAGTTACAAACTCAAGGGATGAAGCCTGATGTGGTGACTATCATGAGCCTCATTCCAGTATGCACACAAATGGCGTCAGTTCACTTACTGCGCCAGTGTCATGGATACATTATTCGGTCTAGTTTTGAGGATCTTCATCTTAAAGGAACCCTCTTAGATGCTTATGCAAAATGTGGCATCATAGGCTATGCATATAAGATATTTCAATCAAGTGTTGATAAGGATCTGGTTATGTTTACTGCTATGATTGGTGGGTATGCTATGCATGGCATGAGTGAAAAAGCACTTGAGACTTTTTCTCATATGCTCAATATGGGAATCAAGCCAGATCATGttatatttacttccatattaTCTGCTTGCAGTCACGCTGGCCGCATAGCTGAAGGACTGAAGATATTTGATTCAATAGAGAAAATCCATGGTATGAAACCAACTATTGAACAGTTTGCTTGCGTGGTGGACCTCCTCGCTCGAGGTGGACACGTTAGTGAAGCATATTCTTTTGTGACCAAGATACCAATTGAAGCCAATGCAAATATTTGGGGGACATTGCTTGGTGCCTGCAAAACTTATCATGAGGTCGAATTGGGTCGTATTGTAGCAGACaaacttttcaaaattgaaGCTAATGATATTGGAAACTACATTGTATTGTCAAATTTGTATGCTGCAGATGATAGATGGGATGGAGTAATGGAGGTTAGAAAGATGATGAGGAACAAAGATTTGAAAAAACCAGCAGGATGCAGCTGGATCGAAGTTGAGAGGACAAATAACATTTTTGTAGTTGGAGATTGTTCCCATCcacaaagaaatttgatttatagTACACTTTGTACATTAGATCAACAAGTAAAGGAACCGATGGAATTTTAG